A stretch of DNA from Capsicum annuum cultivar UCD-10X-F1 unplaced genomic scaffold, UCD10Xv1.1 ctg82614, whole genome shotgun sequence:
CACATGGCTTAAAGCACCAGCAATATCTTCTGATTCCTTCACAACGACCATCTTCAAAATTCTCCTTCTCCACACAAGCTTTTCTACATGTAGAGTCATCAACACCTATCTTACATGCCCTATAATTGAATGTTTTGCTTTTTGTTTTGCAAATGCTAGAACCTTGCATCCGCAAATGCTAGAACCTTGCATCCCTACAATCATTCACAAGTTGTTACAAATGTTAGAAAAGAAAgatatgtaataaaaaaaattagagaaaatgctctatttccaccttgaactatacgcgaaaagATTAAGACACACCCGAACTTAGCTTTAGGAGGATCCCattacccctggactaattaaaatcatatttattacaatcttagtgcctacgtggcaaaGACGTGGCACAACACATTGAAGGGCTATCAACAcatttttctaccatttttttgctttttgttttGCAAATGCTAGAACCTTTCACCCCTACAATCATTCACAAGTTGTTACAAATGTTAGAAAAGAAAGATA
This window harbors:
- the LOC107852225 gene encoding flower-specific defensin (The sequence of the model RefSeq protein was modified relative to this genomic sequence to represent the inferred CDS: added 64 bases not found in genome assembly), with translation MARSIYFMALLVLAITLLVANGMQGSSICKTKSKTFNYRACKIGVDDSTCRKACVEKENFEDGRCEGIRRYCWCFKPCVFDNIPNDAGTILVQDAKIFKAELLEKELMMV